One genomic segment of Impatiens glandulifera chromosome 6, dImpGla2.1, whole genome shotgun sequence includes these proteins:
- the LOC124943662 gene encoding non-specific lipid-transfer protein 1-like encodes MNKNVIVCFFFALAIATTMIDHTSGVVTCQQAITPLLPCLSFFRAPGPATPSPQCCSAAQGLDRIAAGSRPDRQAICRCIKAVFTSGQFQINLKNAKAIVPLCRLSTNIPIDPKTNCDM; translated from the coding sequence atgaataagaatgtcattgtttgttttttctttgcTTTAGCCATTGCAACAACCATGATTGATCACACGTCTGGTGTTGTTACATGTCAACAAGCAATCACGCCTTTACTTCCGTGTCTTTCGTTTTTTAGAGCACCCGGTCCTGCCACTCCGAGCCCACAATGTTGCTCGGCTGCCCAAGGTCTTGACAGAATTGCAGCTGGATCCAGACCCGATCGCCAAGCAATTTGTCGGTGTATTAAGGCGGTTTTTACTTCTGgacaatttcaaattaatttgaaaaatgcTAAAGCTATTGTCCCTCTTTGTCGCCTTTCCACTAATATCCCTATTGATCCTAAGACTAACTGTGATATGTGA
- the LOC124943663 gene encoding transcription factor SRM1-like: MSAEHHNHGRFTSSWNSVENKVFEQALAKYSEDHGDSAGRWANIAAQVPGKSMEEIKRHYDLLIDDVRRIEAGFIPLPNYELSIHEEDNEPMPKHLRRRSIPWTENEHKLFLLGLQKYGKGDWRSIARKSVMTRTAVQVASHAQKYFARQNAILAEKKRSSIHDMTINSNNPLQQQHNMDPSTAHSVGMPIELPPFPPQIWWDAPSQ, from the exons ATGAGTGCCGAACATCATAACCATGGTCGTTTCACATCCTCTTGGAACAGTGTTGAGAATAAAGTTTTTGAGCAAGCACTCGCGAAATACTCTGAGGACCATGGTGATAGTGCTGGTAGATGGGCGAATATCGCAGCCCAAGTTCCAGGAAAGTCAATGGAAGAGATTAAGCGTCATTACGATCTCTTAATCGATGATGTTAGGCGCATAGAAGCTGGCTTCATCCCTCTACCAAACTATGAATTAAGCATCCATGAAGAAGACAATGAACCAATGCCAAAACATCTTCGTCGAAGGAGTATCCCTTGGACGGAGAATGAACACAa ATTATTTCTGTTAGGTTTGCAAAAGTATGGAAAAGGTGATTGGCGGAGCATAGCCCGTAAGTCTGTTATGACGAGGACCGCAGTTCAAGTCGCGAGCCACGCACAAAAGTATTTTGCTCGTCAAAATGCAATTCTTGCAGAAAAGAAGAGGTCTAGCATTCACGACATGACTATCAATTCCAACAACCCACTACAACAACAACACAACATGGATCCTTCTACTGCACATTCCGTTGGCATGCCCATCGAACTTCCTCCCTTTCCACCTCAAATATGGTGGGATGCACCCTCtcaatga